A genomic stretch from Acidobacteriota bacterium includes:
- a CDS encoding tetratricopeptide repeat protein, translating into MRVVLMILLLLTGGLARAEDRAPADAQERQALEALDSGRFVRARHLAEQLLAKNEGDPVAHFVLGAALHEGEGNMPLALNHYRRAEELLQDESGDPLPGQESWHHRILLAKLLVLSDLGHYEELLALTARLRRLYEHDFYSVDIWPLMKLGRIDEARRAAALALGTGDEIEEVIARNGLCALDGYEACRQMLEAVEKAQLPPAVALRNLAVAAATFGRYDQAERLLLEATTHPDPDINPWRDLAALYLAEGRLAEALGMAKKMTEYGRRLPPRQKQYSRAEEVTVSGLLLLLAGHPERALPLLEEALDRPDRDSHWSGSAEEVNSEGALALRATLLTLAEHLDERASLEPLGRAWRPALAAMMLRVRAWRVGRRLLPLLARGGLRPGETAADLSRPELSASGWLVLDGVALMGPGPTLGLVRALLAEGPAGEDLLPREIRDGFLRALETEALWLSGRWTACLTAGTEARRQLPRAERLTRLRLAARMADAAWHAGRLDQAAALYDEVLAVDPGMLRRLGQTLPLRPETPSRAARLAAATERFTFDPRARWRVTDDGRRLCLESLEGSALACATDPGPTAARAVDPPRRPPPPWESWLDPGRLSDTDRRRASALLETAFAPRIDLSQSSLDSLAASGDLHRELDPGTLGEILDPGS; encoded by the coding sequence ATGCGCGTCGTATTGATGATCTTGCTCCTGCTCACCGGCGGCCTGGCCCGGGCGGAGGACAGGGCTCCGGCCGATGCGCAAGAAAGGCAGGCGCTCGAGGCCCTCGATAGCGGTCGTTTCGTACGGGCGCGACACCTGGCCGAACAGCTGCTGGCGAAGAACGAGGGTGACCCGGTGGCCCATTTCGTCCTCGGGGCGGCGCTCCACGAGGGCGAAGGCAACATGCCTCTGGCTCTCAACCACTACCGCCGGGCCGAGGAGTTGCTCCAGGACGAATCGGGTGATCCCCTGCCCGGCCAGGAGTCCTGGCATCACCGGATCCTGCTCGCCAAGCTGCTGGTGCTCTCCGATCTGGGGCACTACGAAGAGTTGCTCGCATTGACCGCCCGGCTGCGCCGGCTCTATGAGCACGACTTCTACAGTGTGGACATCTGGCCCCTGATGAAGCTGGGCCGCATCGACGAAGCCCGTCGGGCCGCCGCCCTGGCGTTGGGCACGGGAGACGAGATCGAGGAGGTCATCGCCCGCAACGGCCTGTGCGCCCTCGATGGCTACGAGGCTTGTCGCCAGATGCTCGAGGCCGTCGAGAAGGCCCAACTGCCACCGGCCGTCGCCCTGCGCAACCTGGCCGTGGCCGCCGCCACCTTCGGCCGCTACGACCAGGCCGAACGACTCCTGCTCGAGGCCACCACCCACCCGGATCCCGACATCAACCCCTGGCGGGATCTCGCCGCCCTCTACCTGGCCGAGGGACGGCTGGCCGAGGCCCTCGGCATGGCCAAGAAGATGACCGAGTACGGCCGGCGCCTGCCCCCCCGCCAAAAACAGTATTCGCGGGCCGAGGAAGTGACCGTCAGCGGTTTGCTCCTGCTCCTCGCCGGTCACCCCGAACGGGCCCTGCCCCTGCTCGAGGAGGCCCTCGACCGGCCGGACCGAGACTCCCACTGGTCGGGATCGGCGGAGGAGGTCAACAGCGAGGGAGCGCTGGCCCTGCGGGCGACGCTGCTGACCCTGGCCGAACATCTCGACGAGCGTGCCTCCCTCGAACCCCTCGGCCGCGCCTGGCGCCCGGCCCTGGCGGCGATGATGCTCCGGGTGCGGGCCTGGCGGGTCGGTCGGCGCCTGCTCCCGCTGCTGGCCAGGGGAGGTTTGCGCCCCGGAGAGACGGCCGCGGACCTGTCCCGCCCCGAACTCTCGGCGTCGGGCTGGCTGGTCCTCGACGGTGTGGCCCTGATGGGCCCCGGCCCCACCCTGGGCCTGGTACGGGCCCTGCTCGCCGAGGGCCCCGCCGGAGAAGACCTCCTGCCCCGGGAGATCCGCGATGGCTTCTTGCGGGCCCTCGAGACCGAGGCGCTGTGGCTGAGCGGGCGGTGGACGGCCTGCCTGACCGCCGGCACCGAAGCCCGGCGACAACTCCCACGGGCCGAGCGACTGACTCGCCTGCGCCTGGCCGCCCGGATGGCCGACGCGGCCTGGCACGCAGGCCGACTCGACCAGGCCGCCGCCCTCTACGACGAGGTCCTCGCCGTGGATCCCGGCATGCTTCGACGACTGGGCCAGACGCTGCCCCTGCGCCCGGAAACACCCTCCCGGGCCGCGCGCCTGGCCGCGGCCACCGAACGCTTCACATTCGACCCCCGGGCCCGCTGGAGGGTAACCGACGACGGCCGGCGCTTATGCCTGGAGAGCCTGGAAGGAAGCGCCCTGGCCTGCGCCACCGACCCCGGCCCCACGGCTGCCAGGGCCGTGGACCCGCCCCGGCGCCCCCCGCCGCCCTGGGAGTCGTGGCTCGATCCGGGTCGGCTGTCCGACACCGACCGGCGGCGCGCGTCAGCGCTGCTCGAGACCGCCTTCGCACCTCGGATCGATCTCAGCCAGAGCAGCCTCGACAGCCTCGCCGCATCGGGAGACCTGCACCGGGAGCTGGACCCGGGGACCCTCGGGGAGATCCTGGACCCGGGCAGCTAG
- a CDS encoding RNA-binding protein, with protein MATRLYVGNLPFSTTNEELRELFSSYGTVTDVHVVTDRETGRPRGFAFVSLETPEMAQAAVEGMNERRIGGRPLVVNQARERGEAPPRRPSGGPSGPPRPPSRPRPAAPPPASAVPLAPGEEGAKEIRRRPKKRKGKAAEGRGERAAQSRHQLLEEREVSRGTGGNWRQWLDDDEADLTDIKAPWEEIELEEEETSGTDAAEEAVAPDDASEVDSADEPTRE; from the coding sequence ATGGCAACGCGTCTTTACGTCGGCAACCTCCCTTTTTCCACGACCAACGAGGAACTGCGTGAACTGTTCTCCTCTTACGGAACAGTCACGGATGTTCACGTCGTCACCGACCGGGAAACCGGCCGTCCCCGCGGATTCGCCTTCGTTTCCCTGGAAACGCCGGAAATGGCGCAGGCCGCGGTGGAAGGCATGAACGAGCGTCGGATCGGTGGACGGCCTCTGGTGGTCAACCAGGCTCGCGAGAGAGGTGAGGCGCCGCCGCGTCGCCCCTCCGGTGGTCCCAGCGGTCCTCCACGGCCCCCTTCCCGGCCTCGCCCCGCGGCCCCCCCGCCAGCCTCGGCGGTACCCCTGGCCCCGGGTGAGGAGGGGGCCAAGGAGATCCGTCGCCGGCCCAAGAAGCGCAAGGGCAAGGCGGCCGAGGGGCGGGGTGAACGCGCCGCCCAGTCGCGGCACCAACTCCTCGAAGAGCGCGAGGTCTCGAGGGGCACCGGCGGCAACTGGCGCCAGTGGCTCGACGACGACGAGGCTGATCTCACCGACATCAAGGCTCCCTGGGAAGAGATCGAACTCGAAGAGGAAGAGACCTCCGGGACCGATGCCGCGGAGGAGGCCGTCGCCCCCGACGACGCTTCCGAAGTCGATTCCGCCGACGAGCCCACCCGGGAATGA
- a CDS encoding CPBP family intramembrane metalloprotease: MSALAPIARLRPGTQALYAAVLMAAVTTSGVLRSFHDQTPRLFPGAFGDILALGTFALLALHLLQRRDGRDLLGEAARPTGLRAEVAIPLLTVVLAEKWVSIDLLASAWNWIDSRLSDPRLADAAYRGWTALALMGVALAGTWVLRQSRHRLARTLEWNRLRRAVLLAGAGFAITATAAWALVLATGAWSPPYRGLPLAVGLAVGVSQAVRGAAEEFFYRGLIQTGLVRLLAETGMGEGRMPRLLAILTVSTGFAVEHYDPGMTPAGNLRPLLFVLVLSATLGTLLEVSRNLYLVIALHVQINLLVAGLWPLPLGPEGQPLLPAGTLVALLLAVVFAGVVLRHRRRGFA; the protein is encoded by the coding sequence GTGAGCGCCCTGGCCCCCATCGCCCGGCTTCGCCCCGGTACGCAGGCGCTCTACGCCGCCGTGCTGATGGCGGCCGTCACCACCTCGGGCGTGCTCCGTTCGTTCCACGACCAGACCCCCCGCCTGTTCCCCGGCGCGTTCGGCGACATCCTGGCCCTGGGCACCTTCGCCCTGCTGGCCCTGCACCTCCTCCAGCGGCGTGACGGACGGGACCTGCTGGGCGAGGCGGCCCGCCCCACGGGGCTGCGGGCCGAGGTGGCGATTCCGCTCCTGACGGTGGTGCTGGCTGAAAAGTGGGTCTCGATCGATCTGCTGGCCTCGGCCTGGAACTGGATCGACTCCCGCCTGAGCGATCCCCGGCTGGCCGACGCGGCCTACCGGGGCTGGACCGCCCTGGCCTTGATGGGCGTCGCCCTGGCAGGGACCTGGGTGCTGCGGCAAAGCCGCCACCGGCTGGCCCGCACCCTCGAGTGGAACCGGCTGCGGAGGGCCGTGCTGCTGGCCGGGGCCGGCTTTGCCATCACCGCCACGGCGGCCTGGGCGCTGGTCCTGGCCACCGGCGCCTGGTCGCCCCCCTACCGGGGCCTGCCCCTGGCGGTGGGACTCGCCGTGGGCGTCAGCCAGGCCGTGCGGGGAGCGGCGGAGGAATTTTTCTACCGGGGATTGATTCAAACCGGATTGGTCCGCCTGCTGGCCGAGACCGGCATGGGGGAAGGGCGCATGCCCCGGCTGCTGGCGATCCTCACCGTGAGTACGGGATTCGCCGTCGAGCATTACGATCCCGGCATGACGCCGGCCGGCAACCTGCGGCCCCTGCTTTTTGTCCTGGTGCTCTCGGCGACCCTGGGCACCCTGCTCGAAGTCTCACGGAATCTCTACCTGGTGATCGCCCTGCACGTGCAGATCAACCTGCTCGTGGCGGGACTCTGGCCCCTGCCCCTCGGACCGGAGGGCCAGCCCCTGCTTCCGGCCGGCACGCTGGTGGCGCTGCTGCTGGCGGTCGTCTTCGCCGGGGTCGTGCTCCGCCACCGCCGCCGGGGCTTCGCCTGA